A single genomic interval of Bradyrhizobium sp. sBnM-33 harbors:
- a CDS encoding MFS transporter → MTAQPTPKETPKGAWTITFLLFLFMLVNFADKIVVGLAGAPIMDELKLSPEQFGLLGSSFFLLFSISAIVVGFIVNSVATRWVLLAMAVIWSVAQFPMVGTVSFTTLLICRIILGAGEGPAFAVAAHALYKWFPDEKRTLPTAILSQGSAFGVILAVPALNWIIVNHSWHYAFGALGVVGLMWVVAWLAMGKEGPLVQTVTTAATDPRVPYLQLLTSRTFIGCVAATFGAYWALSLGLTWFTPFIVKGLGFSQTDAGWISVLPWVFGATIVLLTGWISQVMLARGFTTRASRGVLGSVPLIVGGLILAVLPYVNGAGWQIAFLVVGSGLCGSIYVVCPPMLGEFTPVQQRGAVLAIYGAIYTLAGMIAPFVMGAVIQNAAVPLDGYMTGFTINAVIMAASGLLGLLLLWPNTERKKLMAQAAVQPKFA, encoded by the coding sequence ATGACCGCGCAACCGACGCCCAAGGAAACGCCGAAGGGCGCCTGGACGATCACCTTCCTGCTGTTTCTGTTCATGCTGGTGAACTTTGCCGATAAGATCGTGGTCGGCCTCGCCGGCGCCCCGATCATGGATGAGTTGAAGCTCTCGCCGGAACAGTTCGGCCTGCTCGGCTCTTCGTTCTTTCTCTTGTTTTCGATCTCGGCCATCGTCGTCGGCTTCATCGTCAACAGTGTTGCTACCCGCTGGGTGCTGCTCGCGATGGCGGTGATCTGGTCGGTGGCGCAGTTTCCGATGGTTGGCACCGTCAGTTTCACGACGCTGCTGATCTGCCGCATCATTCTCGGCGCAGGCGAGGGGCCGGCATTTGCGGTGGCGGCGCACGCGCTTTACAAGTGGTTTCCCGACGAGAAGCGCACCCTGCCGACCGCCATCCTCTCGCAGGGCTCGGCCTTCGGTGTGATCCTCGCAGTGCCCGCACTGAACTGGATCATCGTCAATCATAGCTGGCACTACGCCTTCGGCGCGCTCGGCGTGGTCGGTCTGATGTGGGTTGTAGCGTGGCTGGCCATGGGCAAGGAGGGACCGCTGGTTCAGACCGTTACAACGGCTGCAACCGATCCGCGCGTTCCCTATCTCCAGCTTCTGACGTCGCGCACATTCATCGGCTGCGTCGCCGCCACCTTCGGCGCCTACTGGGCACTGTCGCTCGGATTGACTTGGTTCACGCCATTCATCGTCAAGGGGCTGGGCTTCTCGCAGACGGATGCGGGCTGGATCTCGGTGCTGCCCTGGGTGTTCGGCGCGACGATCGTGCTGCTGACGGGCTGGATTTCGCAGGTGATGCTGGCGCGCGGCTTCACGACGCGCGCCTCGCGCGGCGTGCTCGGCTCGGTGCCGCTGATCGTCGGCGGGTTGATCCTGGCCGTGCTGCCCTATGTCAACGGCGCTGGATGGCAGATCGCGTTCCTCGTGGTCGGCTCCGGGCTGTGCGGCTCGATCTACGTGGTATGCCCGCCGATGCTCGGCGAATTCACGCCGGTGCAGCAGCGCGGTGCCGTGCTCGCGATCTATGGTGCGATCTACACGCTGGCAGGAATGATCGCTCCGTTCGTGATGGGCGCGGTGATCCAGAATGCGGCGGTGCCGCTCGACGGCTACATGACCGGCTTCACCATCAACGCCGTGATCATGGCGGCGTCGGGTCTGCTTGGGCTGTTGCTGCTGTGGCCGAACACGGAACGCAAGAAGTTGATGGCCCAGGCAGCGGTGCAGCCGAAATTCGCGTGA